From the genome of Cryptococcus neoformans var. neoformans B-3501A chromosome 1, whole genome shotgun sequence, one region includes:
- a CDS encoding hypothetical protein (Similar to gi|32404996|ref|XP_323111.1| hypothetical protein [Neurospora crassa], FASTA scores: opt: 453, E(): 4.5e-16, (37.377% identity (60.328% similar) in 305 aa overlap (7-298:9-265))): protein MYDGPTRGGTRGGQGDFRWSAVANDKHRGMPSSNTPVAITHLSVENYLGHSINAPVGRWSKNKDIHWYNRDISEDDTAKAARERAEEVRRIKQQEEDALAAALGYAVPKRDTDGEGTGANDIPVKKSEKDDEIARLEKEERKREKALRREQRALKRAEKEIKREEKERHRHRRSESRRHHHDDEDSPRHYEREQERIRARRHHDRYDEGDKDDWRSQDRENRERDYTSDRHARDHRLRQREDERRQGELPYSNDRGKERDRYRDRREERPRYHLEDDMPRRKYERSRTRSKSPRRDHRSSERHVGEVLDANPMREGLERR, encoded by the exons ATGTACGACGGGCCCACCAGAGGAG GCACTCGTGGAGGACAAGGCGATTTCAGATGGTCCGCCGTTGCAAACGATAAGCACCGAGGTATGCCCTCTTCAAACACTCCCGTAGCCATCACTCACTTGTCCGTAGAAAATTATCTCGGACACTCCATCAATGCTCCCGTCGGTCGCTGGTCTAAAAATAAAGATATTCATTGGTACAATCGCGATATTTCCGAGGACGATACAGCGAAAGCCGCTCGAGAGCGCGCAGAGGAAGTGCGAAGAATCAAAcagcaagaggaagatgcatTGGCGGCTGCTTTGGGATACGCTGTACCCAAGCGAGATACGGATGGCGAAGGGACAGGTGCTAATGATATACCGGTGAAAAAGAGTGAAAAGGACGATGAGATCGCGAGAttagaaaaggaagagaggaaacGGGAAAAGGC ACTGAGAAGAGAACAACGGGCACTCAAACGTGCAGAAAAAGAGATCAAgcgggaagagaaagaaaggcACAGACATCGGCGTTCAGAATCCAGACGACATCaccatgatgatgaagatagTCCTCGTCACTATGAGCGAGAGCAAGAGCGCATCCGAGCTCGTCGGCATCACGATAGGTACGATGAGGGAGACAAAGATGACTGGCGGTCCCAAGATCGAGAGAACAGAGAAAGGGATTATACTAGTGACCGCCACGCGCGTGACCATCGGCTTAGGCAAAGAGAGGAcgagagaaggcaaggagagCTGCCATACAGCAATGATCGCGGCAAAGAAAGGGACAGGTACCGCGacaggagagaagagcgGCCTAGATATCATCTTGAGGATGATATGCCGCGCAGGAAGTATGAGAGATCACGAACCCGTTCGAAATCACCTCGTCGAGACCATAGGTCCAGTGAACGCCATGTTGGAGAAGTGCTGGACGCGAATCCTATGAGGGAGGGGCTGGAAAGGAGATAA
- a CDS encoding hypothetical protein (Match to ESTs gb|CF193970.1|CF193970, gb|CF190985.1|CF190985; Similar to gi|19112030|ref|NP_595238.1| putative vacuolar protein; beta-catenin family [Schizosaccharomyces pombe], FASTA scores: opt: 2321, E(): 1e-138, (66.259% identity (84.266% similar) in 572 aa overlap (31-602:1-545)); HMMPfam hit to Arm, Armadillo/beta-catenin-like repeat, score: 319.5, E(): 4.7e-93), which yields MSCTAQDTHTDQDTASLPPLPTSTPTPQTTMGSALSSCCSPRRKNAYEPLLLETEREAVADLLQYLENRSTTNFFAGSPLAALTTLSFSENVDLQRSAALAFAEITEKEVREVGRDTLDPVLYLLSSHDPEVQRAASAALGNLAVNAENKLLVVSLGGLEPLIRQMLSPNVEVQCNAVGCITNLATHDENKTQIAKSGALVPLTRLAKSKDMRVQRNATGALLNMTHSDENRQQLVAAGAIPVLVSLLNSPDTDVQYYCTTALSNIAVDAANRKKLAQSEPKLVQSLVQLMDSQSLKVQCQAALALRNLASDSKYQLEIVKFGGLKPLLRLLHSSYLPLILSAAACVRNVSIHPANESPIIESGFLQPLIELLSFDENEEVQCHAISTLRNLAASSEKNKGAIVEAGAVEKIKSLVLTVPLAVQSEMTACVAVLALSDDLKPQLLEMGICEVLIPLTNSPSVEVQGNSAAALGNLSSKAAEDYAPFNAVWNKPDGGLHAYLVRFLSSADITFQHIAVWTIVQLLEAEDEQLTNNIRSSPILISSIRQLAKSPPPSRAGGAPRHDPNDPSAGSSEDEFEDGLTDQEGEGEIVSLARRILDLTEVGEEGDEFGERAGRNVPVGSHGQAPGQGQTSQVGSMGSEHAALRASVHRALSGGGRDR from the exons ATGTCATGCACAGCTCAAGACACTCACACAGATCAGGACACCGCCTCTCTCCCCCCTCTCCCCACCAGCACTCCAACACCGCAGACCACCATGGGCAGCGCACTCAGCAGCTGTTGCAGcccgaggaggaagaacgcTTACGAGCCGCTCCTCCTCGAGACAGAGCGCGAGGCCGTCGCAGACCTCCTCCAGTACCTAGAAA ACCGATCCACTACCAACTTCTTCGCCGGCTCTCCTCTCGCAGCACTCACCACTTTGTCGTTCTCCGAGAACGTTGACCTCCAACGCTCGGCCGCCTTAGCGTTCGCGGAAATCACAGAGAAGGAGGTCAGAGAAGTCGGGAGAGATACCCTCGATCCCGTACTCTATTTGTTAAGCAGCCACGATCCCGAGGTGCAGAGAGCAGCCAGCGCTGCATTGGGCAATTTGGCCGTCAATG CCGAAAACAAGCTCTTAGTTGTGTCTCTTGGTGGTCTTGAACCGCTTATTCGACAAATGCTCAGCCCCAACGTGGAGGTGCAGTGCAATGCAGTTGGGTGCATCACCAACCTTGCCACCCATG ACGAAAATAAGACTCAAATCGCCAAATCTGGTGCATTGGTGCCTTTGACCCGGTTGGCCAAGTCAAAGGATATGCGAGTGCAGAGAAATGCCACTGGGGCGCTACTCAATATGACTCACTCCG ACGAGAACCGTCAACAGCTTGTCGCTGCGGGCGCCATTCCTGTTCTTGTCAGCCTTCTTAATTCGCCGGATACGGATGTCCAATATTACTGCACGACTGCTCTGAGTAACATTGCTGTCGACG CTGCCAACCGAAAGAAGCTTGCTCAGTCTGAACCCAAGCTTGTTCAGAGCCTTGTCCAGCTCATGGATAGTCAGAGTTTGAAGGTTCAATGCCAAGctgctcttgctcttcgTAACCTTGCCAGTGACA GCAAATACCAACTCGAAATTGTCAAATTCGGCGGTCTTAAaccccttcttcgtcttcttcactcttcCTATCTTCCCCTCATTCTCTCCGCCGCTGCTTGTGTCCGTAACGTGTCTATCCACCCTGCAAACGAATCTCCTATTATCGAGTCGGGCTTTCTCCAACCTCTAATTGAGCTCTTGTCTTTTGacgaaaatgaagaagttCAATGTCATGCAATTTCAACTTTGCGGAATTTAGCTGCTAGTAgcgagaagaacaagggaGCGATTGTGGAAGCCGGAGCGGTGGAAAAGATAAAGTCTTTGGTCTTGACTGTTCCGCTGGCAGTGCAAAGTGAGATGACAGCTTGCGTTGCCGTCTTGGCGTTGAGTG ACGATTTGAAACCGCAACTTCTGGAAATGGGAATCTGTGAAGTGCTTATCCCTTTGACTAATTCCCCTAGCGTTGAGGTACAAGGGAACAGCGCGGCAGCTTTGGGtaatctctcttccaagg CGGCCGAGGATTATGCGCCCTTCAACGCAGTATGGAACAAGCCCGACGGAGGATTGCATGCCTATCTCGTGAGATTCTTAAGTAGCGCGGATATCACCTTCCAACACATTGCTGTCTGG ACCATCGTGCAATTATTGGAGGCTGAAGATGAGCAACTGACCAACAACATTCGATCTTCGCCCATTTTGATATCTTCTATCCGTCAACTTGCCaaatctcctcctccttctcgtgCAGGCGGCGCCCCTCGCCACGATCCGAACGACCCTTCTGCTGGCTCATCGGAAGATGAATTCGAGGATGGATTAACAGAtcaagaaggcgaaggagagatTGTCAGCCTTGCTCGACGAATCTTGGATCTCACCGAAgtgggggaagaaggtgatgaGTTTGGTGAGAGAGCGGGTCGAAACGTGCCTGTCGGTAGCCATGGACAAGCCCCAGGGCAAGGGCAAACCAGTCAGGTTGGAAGCATGGGATCGGAGCACGCGGCACTGAGGGCCAGTGTGCACCGGGCGCTAAGCGGTGGAGGCAGAGATAGGTAA